From Coffea arabica cultivar ET-39 chromosome 9c, Coffea Arabica ET-39 HiFi, whole genome shotgun sequence, one genomic window encodes:
- the LOC113707707 gene encoding DNA-damage-repair/toleration protein 111, translating to MLGGLYGDLPPPSSSADDDKATSTSTTNVWSSTSKLAPPTLRKPFPPPQTILKSQPKPKPLPQLISKPPADENVNPNPNKEMMSTAPFQPALVGVTSSVMEEYDPARPNDYEEYKREKKRKQAEAEMRRELEERERREKEKEEKERRERERERERDLNISGEEAWRRRAAMSGGGGGGQRSPSPPVSGGNGAGEGFSIGKSESGGLGLSAEGKMTAAQRMMAKMGWKQGQGLGKQEQGITTPLMVKKTDRRGGSIVNASASKQQEQPPDKKVKSVSFNGPPTRVLLLRNMVGPGEVDDDLEGEIAEECQKYGTVNRVLIFEITEPNFPHDEAVRIFVQFERAEQSTKALIDLEGRFFGGRVVHACFYDEERFAKNELAPLPGEIPGF from the exons ATGTTAGGTGGCTTATACGGCGACCTACCACCACCGTCCTCCTCCGCCGACGATGATAAGGCCACGTCCACCTCCACCACCAATGTCTGGTCTAGCACCAGCAAATTGGCGCCACCCACCCTGCGGAAACCCTTCCCCCCTCCCCAAACCATCCTCAAATCTCAGCCAAAACCAAAACCCCTGCCCCAATTGATATCTAAGCCCCCTGCCGAcgaaaatgtaaaccctaacCCCAATAAGGAGATGATGAGCACGGCGCCGTTTCAGCCGGCTTTGGTGGGCGTTACGAGTTCGGTGATGGAAGAGTACGACCCAGCTAGACCGAATGACTATGAGGAGTATAAGAGAGAGAAGAAACGGAAGCAAGCGGAGGCAGAGATGAGGAGAGAGTTGGAGGAAAGGGAGAGGAGGGAGAAGGAGAAGGAGGAGAAGGAGAGgagggaaagagagagggagagagaacgGGATTTGAATATTTCGGGTGAGGAGGCTTGGCGGCGCAGGGCGGCAATgagtggaggaggaggaggagggcaAAGATCGCCGTCACCTCCAGTGAGTGGAGGGAATGGGGCTGGAGAAGGGTTTAGTATTGGGAAATCGGAGAGTGGAGGGTTAGGTTTGAGTGCGGAAGGGAAAATGACTGCAGCGCAAAGGATGATGGCAAAAATGGGGTGGAAACAAGGGCAGGGATTGGGCAAACAAGAGCAGGGTATTACAACGCCATTGATGGTGAAGAAGACGGATAGACGAGGTGGATCAATTGTGAATGCTAGTGCTTCTAAACAGCAAGAGCAGCCCCCGGATAAGAAGGTCAAGAGTGTGAGCTTTAACGGGCCACCTACTCGGGTTTTGTTACTGAGGAATATG GTTGGCCCTGGAGAGGTAGATGATGATTTGGAAGGTGAGATAGCAGAAGAGTGCCAGAAGTATGGTACAGTGAATCGAGTCCTAATATTTGAGATAACAGAGCCAAATTTCCCTCATGATGAAGCAGTTCGTATCTTTGTTCAGTTTGAGAGAGCAGAACAATCAACCAAAGCCCTTATTGACCTAGAAGGTCGCTTTTTTGGGGGGCGCGTTGTTCACGCCTGCTTCTATGATGAAGAGAGGTTTGCTAAAAACGAGTTGGCTCCCTTGCCAGGAGAAATCCCTGGCTTTTGA